In Aquimarina spinulae, a single window of DNA contains:
- the vgrG gene encoding type VI secretion system tip protein VgrG — protein sequence MAEGSVIQTSKNADLVTNKVLVNGEELSKAYQVKTISIEKEVNRISTAKLIITDGEPSKQDFELSNQELVVPGAEIEITAGYHSDEETIFKGIVIKHNIKIRTNGSYLIVECKDETVKLTIGRKSKYFYDKKDSDIIEEIVGDYGIDNDVEATKYEHKELVQYNVSDWDYIVSRAQANGKLCFVDNGELTVAKPDFSTDPVETVTFGSTILDLDAEIDARHQIDKVTSYGWNYSDQEIVEVEANDPSVSLNGNLSASDLSSVIALENLELRHGGSLTTEELQDWSDAKWMFQQLSKVRGRVKFQGVPAVKPGTLLELQGVGDRFNGKIYITGVSHHIAEGNWTVDAQFGINPQWFSETYDISALPASGLLSGICGLQVGIVSQLEEDPDGEERILVQIPIINNEEQGIWCRVASLDAGENRGAFFRPEIEDEVIVGFINDDPNDAIVLGMLHSSAKPSPITASDDNHEKGFVTRSEMKVLFDDDKKSITIETPAGKKIVLDEDAGSIIVEDDNSNVITIDSSGIAVESAGDISLTASGDVNIEGTNVNIKASAECKAEGGAGIEVSSSAIATLKGSLVQIN from the coding sequence ATGGCTGAAGGCAGTGTAATACAAACATCAAAAAACGCAGATCTTGTTACAAACAAAGTACTGGTCAACGGAGAAGAGTTGTCTAAGGCCTATCAGGTTAAAACAATTTCTATCGAAAAGGAGGTCAATAGAATCTCTACTGCCAAGTTGATTATAACAGATGGAGAGCCCTCTAAGCAAGATTTTGAATTAAGTAATCAAGAACTAGTTGTACCAGGAGCAGAAATCGAAATTACTGCTGGATACCATTCTGATGAAGAAACGATTTTTAAAGGAATTGTCATTAAACATAATATAAAAATAAGAACTAATGGTTCTTATCTTATTGTGGAGTGCAAGGACGAAACTGTTAAGCTTACAATAGGCAGAAAAAGCAAATATTTCTATGATAAAAAAGACAGTGATATTATCGAAGAAATTGTCGGCGATTATGGTATTGATAACGATGTAGAAGCTACTAAATATGAACATAAGGAATTGGTGCAATACAACGTGTCAGATTGGGATTATATAGTTTCACGAGCTCAGGCTAATGGTAAACTTTGCTTTGTAGATAATGGAGAATTAACTGTAGCCAAACCTGATTTTAGCACAGACCCTGTAGAAACAGTAACCTTTGGATCAACTATTTTAGATTTGGATGCAGAGATAGATGCAAGACATCAGATCGATAAAGTTACTTCTTATGGATGGAACTATTCTGATCAGGAAATTGTAGAGGTAGAAGCTAATGACCCATCAGTTTCGTTAAATGGTAACTTATCTGCTTCGGATCTCTCCTCTGTAATCGCTTTAGAAAACTTAGAATTACGTCACGGAGGATCGCTTACTACAGAAGAATTACAGGATTGGAGTGACGCTAAATGGATGTTTCAACAATTATCAAAAGTCAGAGGCCGAGTTAAATTTCAAGGAGTGCCAGCGGTAAAACCAGGAACGTTATTAGAGCTACAAGGAGTGGGAGATAGATTTAATGGCAAAATCTATATCACAGGAGTAAGTCATCATATTGCAGAAGGAAATTGGACCGTAGATGCACAATTTGGGATCAACCCCCAATGGTTTTCTGAAACATATGATATCAGTGCATTACCAGCTTCAGGATTACTATCAGGAATTTGTGGACTACAAGTAGGAATCGTAAGTCAGCTTGAAGAAGACCCTGATGGAGAAGAAAGAATTTTAGTGCAAATACCAATCATCAATAACGAAGAGCAAGGTATATGGTGTAGAGTAGCTTCATTAGATGCAGGTGAAAATCGAGGAGCATTCTTTAGACCTGAAATAGAAGATGAGGTTATCGTTGGTTTTATAAATGATGATCCAAACGATGCAATAGTATTAGGAATGTTACATAGCAGTGCCAAACCTTCTCCTATTACCGCAAGTGATGATAATCATGAAAAAGGATTTGTTACCAGAAGCGAAATGAAAGTACTTTTTGATGATGATAAAAAGTCTATAACAATTGAAACACCTGCAGGAAAAAAAATAGTATTAGATGAAGATGCAGGTTCTATTATTGTCGAGGATGATAATTCGAATGTAATTACTATTGATAGTTCGGGCATAGCAGTAGAAAGTGCTGGAGATATTAGTTTAACAGCATCTGGAGATGTTAACATCGAAGGAACCAATGTAAATATAAAAGCAAGTGCAGAATGCAAAGCAGAAGGAGGAGCTGGTATAGAAGTTTCTTCCAGCGCAATTGCAACCCTTAAAGGGTCACTAGTACAGATTAATTGA
- a CDS encoding PAAR domain-containing protein, producing MPPAARITDMHTCPLVTGVVPHVGGPILPAGEPTVLIGGLPAARVGDMAVCVGPPDTIIMGSGTVMIGGMPAARMGDSTAHGGVIVLGSPTVIIGG from the coding sequence ATGCCACCAGCAGCAAGAATTACAGATATGCATACCTGTCCATTAGTAACAGGAGTAGTACCTCACGTAGGAGGGCCCATATTACCAGCAGGAGAGCCAACCGTACTTATTGGTGGATTGCCAGCAGCACGAGTTGGGGATATGGCAGTATGTGTAGGACCGCCAGATACAATAATTATGGGATCTGGAACAGTAATGATAGGAGGAATGCCAGCGGCAAGAATGGGTGATAGTACCGCTCACGGAGGAGTAATTGTACTAGGAAGCCCTACAGTAATAATAGGAGGTTAG
- a CDS encoding GPW/gp25 family protein, with amino-acid sequence MENKDSFLGTGWGFPPEFNKTAKHVLMTSNEEDIKKSLEILLTTRLGERIMVPNYGCNLDELLFKPLDRTLKTFVIELIKTAILYHEPRIDVIKIDISETDELEGKLLVKIDYLIRSTNSRRNVVFPFYKEEGTNI; translated from the coding sequence ATGGAAAATAAAGATTCTTTTTTAGGTACAGGGTGGGGATTTCCACCAGAGTTTAATAAAACGGCAAAACATGTATTGATGACCTCTAATGAGGAAGATATCAAGAAGAGTTTAGAGATTTTATTGACAACCAGGTTAGGAGAAAGAATTATGGTGCCTAATTACGGATGTAACCTGGATGAGCTTCTTTTTAAACCTTTGGATAGAACCTTAAAAACTTTTGTAATCGAACTGATTAAAACAGCAATACTCTATCATGAACCCAGAATAGATGTAATTAAAATAGACATCTCTGAAACAGATGAGTTAGAAGGGAAATTGCTAGTGAAAATTGATTATTTAATTAGAAGTACCAACTCAAGAAGAAATGTAGTTTTTCCTTTCTATAAAGAAGAAGGAACCAACATATAA
- a CDS encoding baseplate J/gp47 family protein, which produces MCNDGKHTDNIIFQRNGTDQEERFNSVLDPANLELHDFDLEDWLLFAYNFAKHINFFETNDNQIPSGDWQELFNHFDFTNQDIPKRTDSDYQLLKNKISKTIEDLEAKSSITPHMTLFICFLRLLEFSKQRFNSITKRHLDFFYKEILQIEKLPATEDKAHIIFELAKKSVEERVVKETALDGGKDINGNKLIYKTTEELIANKAKVAQLKSLYNDINLGEIKYSSIANSLDGLEEALPDDANYWLPFGYTSGEKRYTELPDARLGFAIASPMFQLSEGTRTIRIEVNFKEDFVLTRFRKFTEEQLAEKEEEENLAPDKVKEYLLNTISVLYSSEEQWIDLSSFLQETDENILKPESTIDGNTLTLVFEIPKEAPAIVPYNQEVLGEKFTSDFPIIRFLIDTKVQDTDPVNDQPLPSEEVFNQGHILFRNLVKKKIQNITTKVDVTGVKSLILENDTGTLNAKKPFYPFTTQPITGSSFTIDYPEIFLKKWGDLSINIKWKNTPPNCFKQHYLAYKEDYLNGISKEIFIDGMFTNPNVGDISANQPEDFVDAPSDITSDNGALVLNTNDEDLIVKNDGYFTATSAVLLNEVWKDSENSVPLFKNKNNNYDCDNQQDNEEGEMPTYETNFSIDLDSDRLTKSGPIRLTLDQSFLHSLFPRIYTLALSSDNDETLIPNDPYTPFADTISLSYSAEEDTDFAVDSENEYINNRIQLFHEDPFGQYEEHSYLKIQAQKKSILTKNADTDSWIVPDYCHGGELYIGLEEAEVSQQISLLFQILEGSENPDVDSFVGKQKVEWAVLCNNQWMDLEESLLNNGIDNFLKSGIVKFSIPKQATKINTRLPKDFIWIRAKMHKDYDAVCKVIDIMAQAVLAQFENNNNELTHLYNGLPAESISKLISRVPQIKGASQPYNSFDGKPLESDAEYYRRISERLRHKNRAITLWDYEHLIMQEFPEVFRVKCLNHTSNDSFLSPGDVTLVAIPDIVDKNVFDIFEPRLSTATLNKIQNFINQLNTMHVEALVMNPQYEQVLIKLNVKFYQQYDENFYQKQLNEDLVKFLSPWAFDTSQEIVFGIELNRSTLIDYVEKLFYVDYLSELEMAKHPDGVEVPENPKDEDYLEQLEFVQVLSPTSPKHILVSAKNHLISTDIKICDPIIIEEAETCQY; this is translated from the coding sequence ATGTGTAACGACGGTAAACATACAGACAATATAATTTTCCAAAGAAATGGAACCGATCAGGAGGAACGCTTTAACAGTGTCTTGGATCCAGCTAATTTAGAACTTCATGATTTTGATCTTGAAGATTGGTTGTTGTTTGCGTATAATTTTGCCAAACACATAAATTTCTTTGAAACAAATGATAATCAGATCCCGTCAGGTGATTGGCAAGAACTTTTTAATCATTTCGATTTTACTAATCAAGATATTCCTAAAAGAACAGATAGCGATTATCAATTGCTGAAAAATAAGATTTCCAAAACGATTGAAGATCTTGAAGCTAAAAGTAGTATCACTCCTCATATGACATTGTTTATATGCTTTTTAAGGTTATTAGAATTTTCTAAGCAACGATTTAATAGCATTACCAAAAGACATCTGGATTTTTTCTATAAGGAAATATTACAGATAGAAAAACTACCAGCGACAGAGGATAAAGCCCATATAATTTTCGAACTAGCTAAAAAAAGTGTAGAAGAGAGAGTTGTAAAAGAAACTGCATTAGACGGTGGTAAAGATATAAATGGCAATAAACTCATTTATAAAACCACTGAAGAACTTATTGCCAATAAGGCCAAGGTTGCACAACTAAAGAGTTTATATAATGATATCAATCTGGGTGAGATCAAATATAGTTCGATAGCTAATTCGTTAGATGGACTAGAAGAGGCTTTACCAGATGATGCAAATTATTGGCTTCCGTTCGGGTATACATCAGGAGAGAAAAGATATACAGAGTTGCCAGACGCCAGATTAGGCTTTGCAATAGCATCTCCGATGTTTCAATTGTCAGAAGGAACAAGAACTATAAGAATTGAAGTTAACTTCAAGGAAGATTTTGTGCTGACTAGGTTTAGAAAATTTACTGAAGAACAATTAGCAGAAAAAGAAGAAGAAGAAAATTTAGCTCCTGATAAGGTTAAGGAGTACTTATTAAATACGATTAGTGTACTCTATAGCTCAGAAGAGCAGTGGATAGATCTTTCATCATTTTTGCAAGAAACAGATGAAAACATTTTAAAACCAGAGTCTACAATAGACGGAAATACACTTACATTAGTTTTTGAGATTCCTAAAGAAGCACCTGCCATTGTTCCTTATAACCAGGAAGTTTTGGGTGAAAAATTCACTTCTGATTTTCCGATAATTCGTTTTTTAATTGATACAAAAGTTCAGGATACAGATCCCGTAAATGATCAACCGTTACCATCAGAAGAAGTGTTTAATCAAGGCCATATTCTTTTTAGAAATTTAGTAAAGAAAAAAATTCAAAATATAACTACCAAAGTAGATGTTACGGGTGTGAAATCTTTGATTTTAGAAAATGATACGGGTACACTCAATGCAAAGAAGCCTTTTTACCCATTTACAACCCAACCTATTACAGGATCCTCTTTTACAATTGATTATCCAGAAATATTTTTAAAGAAGTGGGGTGATCTAAGTATAAATATTAAGTGGAAAAATACACCTCCCAATTGTTTCAAACAACATTATCTGGCCTATAAAGAAGATTACCTTAACGGAATAAGTAAAGAGATCTTTATAGATGGTATGTTCACTAATCCTAATGTGGGTGACATTTCTGCAAATCAACCTGAAGATTTTGTTGATGCACCATCAGATATCACATCAGATAATGGAGCATTAGTATTGAATACCAATGATGAAGATCTGATCGTTAAAAACGACGGGTATTTTACAGCTACTTCCGCGGTTTTACTCAATGAAGTTTGGAAAGATAGCGAAAACTCTGTGCCGTTATTTAAAAATAAAAACAACAATTATGATTGTGATAACCAACAAGATAATGAAGAGGGCGAAATGCCTACTTATGAAACTAATTTTTCAATTGATTTAGATAGTGATCGATTGACAAAAAGTGGACCTATTCGCTTGACATTAGATCAATCCTTTTTACACTCATTATTTCCTAGGATTTATACTTTGGCATTATCCAGTGATAATGATGAAACTCTGATACCTAATGACCCATATACACCTTTTGCAGATACCATAAGCCTTAGTTATAGCGCAGAAGAAGATACAGATTTTGCAGTAGATAGTGAAAACGAATATATCAACAATAGAATACAACTATTTCATGAAGATCCATTTGGACAATATGAAGAACATTCTTATTTAAAAATACAAGCGCAGAAGAAAAGCATCCTAACTAAAAATGCAGATACTGATAGTTGGATTGTACCTGATTATTGTCACGGAGGTGAATTATATATCGGATTAGAAGAAGCAGAAGTTTCGCAGCAGATTTCATTATTGTTTCAAATTTTAGAAGGTAGTGAAAACCCAGATGTAGATTCATTTGTTGGAAAACAAAAAGTAGAGTGGGCAGTACTCTGCAATAATCAATGGATGGACCTTGAAGAAAGCTTGCTGAACAATGGTATTGATAATTTCTTAAAATCGGGCATTGTTAAATTTAGTATTCCAAAACAAGCCACCAAAATCAACACTCGACTTCCAAAAGATTTTATTTGGATAAGAGCCAAAATGCACAAGGATTATGATGCGGTTTGTAAAGTGATTGACATTATGGCGCAGGCAGTATTGGCTCAATTTGAAAACAACAATAATGAGCTAACGCATCTCTATAATGGACTTCCTGCAGAATCTATCTCAAAACTAATTAGTAGGGTGCCGCAGATAAAAGGTGCTTCACAACCCTACAACTCTTTTGATGGAAAACCACTAGAGTCTGATGCCGAATATTACAGAAGAATCAGCGAAAGGTTAAGACATAAAAATAGAGCCATTACACTTTGGGATTACGAACATTTAATTATGCAAGAGTTTCCAGAAGTGTTTAGAGTAAAATGCTTGAATCATACCTCGAATGACTCTTTTTTATCACCAGGAGATGTAACGTTGGTTGCTATTCCAGATATCGTAGACAAAAATGTTTTTGACATATTCGAACCCAGACTGAGTACAGCCACTCTTAATAAAATTCAAAACTTCATTAATCAATTAAACACCATGCATGTAGAAGCCTTGGTGATGAATCCTCAATATGAGCAAGTACTAATTAAATTGAATGTAAAGTTTTATCAGCAATACGATGAGAACTTTTACCAAAAACAATTAAACGAAGATCTTGTCAAGTTCCTATCTCCATGGGCATTTGATACTTCACAAGAAATTGTTTTTGGAATAGAATTAAATCGTAGCACGCTTATTGACTATGTTGAGAAGCTATTCTATGTCGATTACTTATCCGAATTAGAAATGGCTAAACATCCTGATGGGGTAGAAGTCCCAGAAAATCCAAAGGATGAAGACTATCTAGAACAATTAGAATTTGTTCAGGTACTTTCTCCAACCAGTCCAAAACATATTTTGGTATCAGCAAAAAATCATCTGATATCAACCGATATTAAAATTTGTGATCCTATTATAATTGAAGAAGCAGAAACATGTCAGTATTAA